Proteins encoded within one genomic window of Setaria italica strain Yugu1 chromosome IV, Setaria_italica_v2.0, whole genome shotgun sequence:
- the LOC101753113 gene encoding ras-related protein RABA3 — MEEDYVFKIVVIGDSAVGKTQLLGRFTRDEFFLDSKSTIGIEFQTRTVDIARRRVKAQIWDTAGQERYRAVTTAYYRGALGAVLVYDVTRRRTFDHAARWVDELRAHADKSIVVMLVGNKADLAAGRAVAADEAAAFAEEQGLFFSEASALSGENVERAFLRLLEEIHANVSRRPALEAAAAYEEAGVINGRGHGDAGVLMLKGARLSLAEERSIMETSALRRTSSCSCT, encoded by the coding sequence ATGGAGGAGGACTACGTGTTCAAGATCGTGGTGATCGGCGACTCGGCGGTGGGGAAGACGCAGCTGCTGGGGCGCTTCACGCGCGACGAGTTCTTCCTGGACTCCAAGTCCACCATCGGCATCGAGTTCCAGACGCGCACCGTCGacatcgcccgccgccgcgtcaaGGCCCAGATTTGGGACACCGCCGGCCAGGAGAGGTACAGGGCGGTCACCACCGCCTACTACCGTGGCGCGCTCGGCGCCGTGCTCGTCTACGACGTCACCAGGCGCCGCACCTTCGACCACGCCGCGCGCTGGGTCGACGAGCTCCGCGCCCACGCCGACAAGTCCATCGTCGTCATGCTCGTCGGCAACaaggccgacctcgccgccggccgcgcggtggcggcggacgaggccgccgccttcgccgagGAGCAGGGGCTCTTCTTCTCCGAGGCCTCCGCGCTCAGCGGGGAGAACGTCGAGCGCGCCTTCCTCAGGCTGCTCGAGGAGATCCACGCCAACGTGTCCAGGAGGCCcgcgctggaggcggcggcggcgtacgagGAGGCCGGCGTCATCAACGGCCGTGGGCATGGCGACGCCGGCGTGCTGATGCTCAAGGGCGCTAGGCTGTCGCTGGCTGAAGAGAGGTCCATCATGGAAACGAGCGCCTTGAGGAGGACAAGCAGCTGCTCGTGCACGTAA
- the LOC101786984 gene encoding ATPase family AAA domain-containing protein 1 isoform X1: MKSSESSSRFVQELVLYAASAAFSCLVLFAGLRHLDPNRAASQKAAQQKKEIARRLGRPLVSTTPYEDVIACDVINPDSIDVEFDSIGGLDHVKQALYELVILPLRRPELFTFGKLLSPQKGVLLYGPPGTGKTMLAKAIARESGAVFINVRISNLMSKWFGDAQKLVAAVFSLAHKLQPAIIFIDEVDSFLGQRRTTDHEAMTNMKTEFMSLWDGFTTDQNARVMVLAATNRPSELDEAILRRFTQIFEIGIPVQSERSKILQVVLKGENVEPNIDYDRIARLCEGFTGSDILELCKQAAFYPIRELLDNEKNGRTLDKPRPLRQSDLERALSTSRKGKKAASSGLQSPLWVRPSDSEDDQVQSAIFEISKLMSRIVQNSQSEPQEPSSP; the protein is encoded by the exons ATGAAGTCGTCGGAGTCGTCGTCGCGGTTCGTGCAGGAGCTCGTGCTCtacgccgccagcgccgccttcAGCTGCCTCGTCCTCTtcgccggcctccgccaccTCGACCCCAACCGCGCCGCCTCCCAGAAGGCCGCGCAGCAGAAGAAGGAGATCGCCAGGCGCCTCGGCCGGCCGCTCGTCTCCACCACGCCCTACGAG GATGTGATTGCGTGCGACGTCATCAACCCCGACAGCATCGACGTCGAGTTCGACTCCATCGGCGGCCTCGACCACGTCAAGCAGGCGCTCTACGAGCTCGTCATACTgcccctgcgccgcccggagctCTTCACCTTCGGCAAGCTCCTCAGCCCCCAGAAGGGCGTGCTCCTATATGGCCCACCCGGCACCGGGAAGACCATGCTCGCCAAGGCCATCGCCAGGGAGTCCGGAGCCGTCTTCATCAATGTCAGGATCTCCAATCTCATGAGCAAGTGGTTTGGGGATGCGCAGAAGCTCG TGGCGGCTGTGTTTAGTCTTGCCCACAAGCTCCAGCCTGCTATTATCTTCATCGACGAGGTTGATAGTTTCTTGGGGCAGCGACGGACAACAGACCATGAAGCCATGACTAATATGAAGACGGAGTTCATGTCCCTCTGGGACGGCTTCACCACTGATC AGAATGCTCGTGTGATGGTCCTTGCTGCTACGAACAGGCCTTCTGAGTTAGATGAGGCCATCCTCAGGCGCTTTACTCAGATATTTGAAATTGGAATTCCTGTTCAGAGTGAAAGGAGCAAGATACTTCAGGTTGTATTGAAGGGTGAAAATGTTGAACCTAATATTGATTATGATCGCATTGCAAGATTGTGTGAGGGCTTTACTGGGTCAGATATCCTAGAACTGTGCAAGCAGGCAGCATTCTACCCTATCAGGGAGCTTTTGGATAATGAGAAAAATGGGAGGACATTAGAT AAACCTAGACCCTTGAGGCAATCAGACCTGGAGAGAGCCCTATCAACATCTAGAAAGGGCAAGAAGGCTGCTAGCTCAGGGCTGCAGTCACCCTTGTGGGTTCGGCCATCGGATTCAGAAGATGATCAGGTACAGAGCGCGATCTTTGAGATATCTAAGCTGATGTCTCGAATAGTTCAGAACAGTCAGTCAGAACCGCAAGAGCCTTCTTCACCTTAA
- the LOC101786984 gene encoding ATPase family AAA domain-containing protein 1 isoform X2, whose amino-acid sequence MKSSESSSRFVQELVLYAASAAFSCLVLFAGLRHLDPNRAASQKAAQQKKEIARRLGRPLVSTTPYEDVIACDVINPDSIDVEFDSIGGLDHVKQALYELVILPLRRPELFTFGKLLSPQKGVLLYGPPGTGKTMLAKAIARESGAVFINVRISNLMSKWFGDAQKLVAAVFSLAHKLQPAIIFIDEVDSFLGQRRTTDHEAMTNMKTEFMSLWDGFTTDQNARVMVLAATNRPSELDEAILRRFTQIFEIGIPVQSERSKILQVVLKGENVEPNIDYDRIARLCEGFTGSDILELCKQAAFYPIRELLDNEKNGRTLDKPRPLRQSDLERALSTSRKGKKAASSGLQSPLWVRPSDSEDDQIS is encoded by the exons ATGAAGTCGTCGGAGTCGTCGTCGCGGTTCGTGCAGGAGCTCGTGCTCtacgccgccagcgccgccttcAGCTGCCTCGTCCTCTtcgccggcctccgccaccTCGACCCCAACCGCGCCGCCTCCCAGAAGGCCGCGCAGCAGAAGAAGGAGATCGCCAGGCGCCTCGGCCGGCCGCTCGTCTCCACCACGCCCTACGAG GATGTGATTGCGTGCGACGTCATCAACCCCGACAGCATCGACGTCGAGTTCGACTCCATCGGCGGCCTCGACCACGTCAAGCAGGCGCTCTACGAGCTCGTCATACTgcccctgcgccgcccggagctCTTCACCTTCGGCAAGCTCCTCAGCCCCCAGAAGGGCGTGCTCCTATATGGCCCACCCGGCACCGGGAAGACCATGCTCGCCAAGGCCATCGCCAGGGAGTCCGGAGCCGTCTTCATCAATGTCAGGATCTCCAATCTCATGAGCAAGTGGTTTGGGGATGCGCAGAAGCTCG TGGCGGCTGTGTTTAGTCTTGCCCACAAGCTCCAGCCTGCTATTATCTTCATCGACGAGGTTGATAGTTTCTTGGGGCAGCGACGGACAACAGACCATGAAGCCATGACTAATATGAAGACGGAGTTCATGTCCCTCTGGGACGGCTTCACCACTGATC AGAATGCTCGTGTGATGGTCCTTGCTGCTACGAACAGGCCTTCTGAGTTAGATGAGGCCATCCTCAGGCGCTTTACTCAGATATTTGAAATTGGAATTCCTGTTCAGAGTGAAAGGAGCAAGATACTTCAGGTTGTATTGAAGGGTGAAAATGTTGAACCTAATATTGATTATGATCGCATTGCAAGATTGTGTGAGGGCTTTACTGGGTCAGATATCCTAGAACTGTGCAAGCAGGCAGCATTCTACCCTATCAGGGAGCTTTTGGATAATGAGAAAAATGGGAGGACATTAGAT AAACCTAGACCCTTGAGGCAATCAGACCTGGAGAGAGCCCTATCAACATCTAGAAAGGGCAAGAAGGCTGCTAGCTCAGGGCTGCAGTCACCCTTGTGGGTTCGGCCATCGGATTCAGAAGATGATCAG ATCTCGTGA
- the LOC101753935 gene encoding uncharacterized protein LOC101753935 → MADQQGARVQTSRARRTRIKPPPGAAPSTKPTRGASAHITSGRAARFWAWWRGQCNDEQVITSRFKATVATTAAVMPVPETMEEERYVQVASRFFRVKPGGGGGGDGCTASLHYLGSCFLCKESIACNRDVFMYKGDAAFCSDDCRQEQMAMDEALDAVARRHRLLRAPPPPSSSPAGEAPSSSRPLVMRRRPTIANLAARNHPVAAS, encoded by the exons ATGGCAGACCAGCAGGGGGCGCGCGTGCAGACAAGCCGGGCACGTCGCACACGTATAAAACCTCCTCCAGGGGCAGCTCCGTCTACCAAACCAACAAGAGGTGCCTCTGCTCACATCACATCGGGAAGAGCAGCACGCTTCTGGGCATGGTGGAGAGGGCAGTGTAACGACGAGCAAGTCATCACATCAAGATTCAAGGCCACGGTcgccacgacggcggcggtgatgcCGGTGCCGGAGAcgatggaggaggagcggtACGTGCAGGTCGCGTCGAGGTTCTTCCGGGTGaagccgggcggcggcggcggtggcgacggctgCACGGCCAGTCTCCACTACCTCGGGTCGTGCTTCCTCTGCAAGGAGAGCATCGCCTGCAACCGCGACGTCTTCATGTACAA GGGGGACGCCGCGTTCTGCAGCGACGACTGCAGGCAGGAGCAGATGGCCATGGACGAGGCGCTGGACGCGGTggcgcggcgccaccgcctcctgcgcgcgccgccgccgccgtcgtcctcgccggcAGGTGAGGCGCCGTCATCGTCAAGGCCGCTGGTgatgcgccgccgcccgaccaTCGCCAACCTCGCGGCGCGCAACCACCCCGTGGCCGCCAGCTAG
- the LOC101753516 gene encoding WAS protein family homolog 2, whose translation MDAAVSLSLHHHHGAPGALPLPATLPPPHHHPCALPLRRHPFSSAAAAPKAPPAPLLTLAARPRSPARSASPPALAHPAAAPRSSGSSSRAATGYAAALADACARAGTLRRAARHARALLVRRRRSEEEEELDARVVALVRMLVGKGKAGMVPEVLAEFAAICDHLLPRPPPAQPRHAY comes from the coding sequence ATGGACGCGGCCGTCTCGCTTtccctgcaccaccaccacgggGCGCCGGGGGCGCTCCCGCTCCCCGCCAccctcccgccgccccaccACCACCCCTGCGCGCTCCCGCTCAGGCGCCACcccttctcctccgccgccgcggcacccAAGGCGCCCCCCGCGCCGCTCCTGACCCTCGCCGCCCGGCCCCGGTCGCCCGCGCGCTCCGCGTCGCCCCCCGCCCTCGCCCACCCCGCCGCGGCCCCCCGGTCCTCCGGCAGCtccagccgcgccgccaccgggtACGCGGCCGCGCTGGCCGACGCGTGCGCCCGCGCCGGCACGCTGCGCCGGGCCGCACGCCACGCGCGCGCGCTCCTCGTTCGCCGGCGCCggtccgaggaggaggaggagctcgacgCGCGGGTGGTGGCGCTGGTGAGGATGCTCGTCGGCAAGGGAAAGGCCGGGATGGTGCCCGAGGTCCTGGCCGAGTTCGCCGCCATCTGCGACCAcctgctgccgcggccgccgccggcgcaacCACGCCACGCCTACTAG